From the Salinimicrobium tongyeongense genome, one window contains:
- a CDS encoding trimeric intracellular cation channel family protein yields the protein MIELSLFNILDLLGTVAFAISGALSAMNRRLDLFGIFIIAFVTAIGGGTIRDILIGSTPVTWMENTIYIYLIGVVTIFAIIFRRKLDHLKKSLFLFDSIGLGIFTITGVEIGIQNDLNPIISITLGAMTGTFGGVIRDILCNEIPVIFRKEIYATACIVGGLAFVIFYEIGMPQDVIYVITSVTVIAIRLLAVKFHISLPSFYLSRENDLQK from the coding sequence ATGATCGAACTTTCCTTATTCAATATCCTTGATCTTTTAGGAACCGTGGCCTTCGCCATTTCGGGGGCACTTTCGGCAATGAACCGCCGGCTCGATCTTTTCGGCATTTTTATCATCGCATTTGTAACGGCCATTGGAGGCGGTACCATCAGGGATATTTTGATAGGTAGCACGCCGGTGACCTGGATGGAGAATACCATATATATCTACCTCATTGGCGTAGTCACTATTTTTGCCATTATCTTCAGAAGAAAGCTTGACCACCTCAAAAAATCGCTGTTCCTGTTCGACTCCATCGGGCTGGGAATTTTCACCATCACAGGTGTTGAAATAGGCATTCAAAATGACCTCAACCCTATCATTTCTATTACCCTTGGCGCCATGACAGGTACTTTTGGCGGGGTAATAAGGGATATTCTCTGTAACGAGATCCCGGTGATCTTCAGAAAAGAGATCTATGCGACCGCCTGTATCGTGGGCGGACTGGCTTTTGTCATTTTTTACGAAATTGGAATGCCGCAAGATGTGATCTACGTAATAACCTCGGTCACTGTGATCGCTATACGGCTGCTGGCGGTTAAGTTCCACATTTCACTTCCTTCCTTCTACTTGTCACGGGAAAATGATCTTCAAAAATAG
- a CDS encoding TIGR00266 family protein yields the protein MNAHEIDYEIFGEEMQYVELELDPQEAVIAEAGNFMMMDNGIKMDTIFGDGSKQNEGFLGKVMGAGKRLLTGESLFMTVFSNEVSGKKKISFASPYPGKVIPLDLTEFGGKFICQKDAFLCAAKGVAIGVEFSRRLGRGFFGGEGFIMQKLEGDGMAFVHSGGTTAKKVLQPGEKLKVDTGCIIGFTKEVDYDIEFIGGIKNSLFGGEGLFYATLTGPGTVFVQSLPFSRLAGRILAAAPQGGGKDKGEGSILGGLGNMVSGDNRF from the coding sequence ATGAATGCACATGAAATAGATTACGAGATATTTGGAGAGGAGATGCAGTATGTAGAGCTGGAGCTCGATCCTCAGGAAGCAGTTATTGCCGAAGCAGGTAATTTTATGATGATGGACAACGGCATTAAGATGGACACTATTTTTGGGGATGGCTCCAAACAAAATGAAGGTTTTCTCGGAAAAGTTATGGGTGCCGGAAAGAGATTGCTCACCGGGGAAAGCCTTTTTATGACAGTTTTTTCTAATGAGGTTTCGGGTAAGAAAAAGATCAGCTTTGCGTCTCCTTATCCGGGGAAGGTGATTCCGTTAGACCTTACCGAATTTGGCGGTAAATTCATTTGTCAGAAGGATGCCTTTTTGTGTGCTGCCAAAGGAGTGGCTATTGGGGTGGAGTTCAGTCGCCGACTTGGCCGCGGGTTCTTTGGAGGTGAAGGCTTTATCATGCAGAAACTGGAAGGTGATGGGATGGCTTTTGTACATTCGGGTGGTACAACTGCAAAAAAAGTGCTGCAACCTGGAGAAAAGCTGAAGGTGGATACAGGCTGTATCATTGGTTTTACAAAAGAGGTAGATTACGATATTGAATTTATAGGAGGCATCAAAAACAGCCTTTTTGGAGGGGAAGGATTATTCTATGCCACCCTTACCGGCCCGGGAACTGTTTTTGTACAATCTTTGCCTTTTAGCAGGCTGGCGGGGCGCATACTGGCTGCAGCACCACAGGGTGGTGGGAAAGACAAAGGAGAAGGAAGTATACTGGGAGGCCTTGGGAATATGGTAAGTGGGGATAATCGTTTTTAG
- the trxB gene encoding thioredoxin-disulfide reductase, giving the protein MSETRERIKCLIIGSGPAGYTAAIYAARADLKPVMYTGMEPGGQLTTTTEVDNFPGYPEGVDGPALMMDLQKQAERFGTQVRMGMVTEVQFSKEHGGVHQVCVDNSNWIEAETVIISTGATAKYLGLPSEQRLRGGGVSACAVCDGFFYKNQEVAIVGGGDTAAEEATYLANICTKVTMLVRKDELRASKAMQHRVFNTKNLEVRFNSEVDEVLGEQVVEGLRIVNNQTGEKEDIKITGLFIAIGHKPNTEIFKGQLDMDNTGYLITSGKSTRTNIPGVFASGDVQDKEYRQAITAAGTGCMAALDAERYLATVESNEEVSTK; this is encoded by the coding sequence ATGAGTGAAACCAGAGAGAGAATCAAGTGCCTTATTATAGGTTCGGGTCCTGCGGGTTATACCGCGGCCATATATGCTGCCAGGGCAGACCTTAAGCCCGTAATGTATACCGGAATGGAGCCCGGCGGACAGTTAACCACGACTACCGAAGTTGACAATTTTCCTGGCTATCCCGAAGGTGTTGATGGCCCTGCCCTTATGATGGACCTTCAGAAACAGGCTGAAAGATTTGGGACACAGGTGCGCATGGGAATGGTGACCGAGGTGCAGTTTAGTAAAGAACATGGCGGGGTTCACCAGGTATGTGTAGACAACTCAAACTGGATAGAAGCCGAAACCGTGATCATTTCGACGGGAGCTACGGCCAAATACCTGGGGTTGCCTAGTGAGCAACGTTTACGGGGTGGCGGTGTTTCGGCCTGTGCTGTTTGTGACGGTTTCTTTTACAAGAACCAGGAAGTAGCCATTGTTGGAGGAGGAGATACAGCTGCTGAAGAAGCCACTTACCTTGCAAATATTTGTACCAAAGTGACCATGCTGGTTAGAAAAGATGAACTTCGTGCTTCAAAAGCTATGCAGCACAGGGTATTTAATACTAAGAACCTGGAAGTGAGATTTAATTCTGAAGTTGATGAGGTGCTTGGAGAGCAGGTGGTAGAAGGTTTGAGAATAGTGAATAACCAGACAGGTGAAAAAGAGGACATCAAGATCACCGGATTATTTATTGCTATTGGGCACAAACCAAATACTGAAATCTTTAAAGGGCAACTTGATATGGACAATACAGGTTACCTTATCACATCTGGTAAAAGCACCAGGACCAATATCCCGGGAGTTTTTGCATCGGGAGATGTGCAGGATAAAGAATACCGACAGGCCATCACCGCTGCCGGTACCGGATGTATGGCTGCACTGGATGCAGAAAGATATCTTGCCACCGTAGAGAGCAATGAAGAAGTGAGTACAAAATAA
- a CDS encoding NADP-dependent isocitrate dehydrogenase yields the protein MSKTTRIIYTKTDEAPALATYSLLPIVESFTRPANVELETRDISLAGRILSQFPDRLNEDQKVSDDLAELGELAKQPEANIIKLPNISASIPQLKAAIQELQKKGYNLPNYPDEPETEEEKEIQARYDKVKGSAVNPVLREGNSDRRAPKAVKNYAKKHPHSMGEWSKDSKSHVATMSRDDFRHNEKSVTLDEATTVNIQLKTASGETNILKKGLKLQKGEIIDGTFMSKKALIKFLEEQVKDAKDKGVLFSLHMKATMMKVSDPIIFGHAVKVFFKDIFEAYGAELQKAGADPNSGLGDVLSAINKLPEDKKNEINAKIEQDIKDGPDLAMVNSDKGITNLHVPSDVIIDASMPAMIRTSGKMWNAEGNPQDAKAVIPDSSYADLYETTIRFCKENGAFDPTTMGTVPNVGLMAQKAEEYGSHDKTFEIKEAGQVQIVTEAGEVLMEHDVEKGDIWRACQTKDAPVQDWVKLAVSRARATDSPAVFWLDKDRAHDAEIIKKVELYLKDQDTEGLEIKIMSVEDATHYTLERVKAGKDTISVTGNVLRDYLTDLFPILELGTSAKMLSIVPLMNGGGLFETGAGGSAPKHVQQFVEEGHLRWDSLGEFLALAVSLEHLGEKYENKRALVLANALDKATEEFLEKDKSPSRKVNELDNRGSHFYLALYWAQALAEQEEDQELKAHFKEVSSKLQDNEEKILQELIDAQGSPVDIGGYYKPEEEKVTSAMRPSNTLNSILQGA from the coding sequence ATGTCAAAGACAACCAGAATTATCTATACCAAAACAGATGAGGCTCCAGCCCTCGCCACATACTCCCTACTTCCCATTGTAGAGTCTTTTACCCGGCCCGCCAATGTGGAACTGGAAACCAGGGATATCTCACTGGCAGGAAGGATTCTTTCCCAGTTCCCCGACAGGCTGAATGAAGATCAAAAAGTTTCTGATGATCTTGCTGAATTGGGGGAACTCGCCAAGCAACCTGAAGCCAATATCATCAAGCTGCCAAACATTAGTGCTTCCATTCCGCAGTTAAAGGCTGCCATCCAGGAACTACAGAAAAAAGGCTACAACTTACCTAACTATCCCGATGAGCCCGAGACAGAGGAGGAAAAAGAAATTCAGGCCAGATATGACAAAGTAAAAGGTAGTGCAGTGAACCCGGTGCTACGCGAAGGAAATTCTGATCGTCGCGCCCCAAAGGCAGTGAAGAACTACGCTAAAAAACATCCACACTCCATGGGTGAATGGAGCAAAGATTCCAAAAGCCACGTGGCTACCATGAGCAGGGATGATTTCAGGCACAACGAAAAATCTGTAACGCTAGATGAAGCTACCACTGTAAATATTCAGCTTAAAACTGCTTCGGGAGAAACCAATATTCTGAAGAAAGGTCTAAAGCTTCAAAAAGGGGAAATTATTGACGGGACTTTTATGAGCAAAAAAGCCCTCATTAAGTTCCTCGAAGAACAGGTAAAAGACGCCAAAGATAAGGGCGTGTTGTTTTCATTGCACATGAAGGCGACTATGATGAAGGTGTCAGACCCTATTATTTTTGGCCATGCAGTAAAAGTTTTCTTTAAAGACATTTTTGAAGCCTATGGTGCTGAACTACAAAAAGCCGGTGCCGATCCAAACAGCGGTCTTGGTGATGTTTTAAGCGCTATCAACAAGCTTCCTGAAGATAAAAAGAACGAGATCAATGCAAAGATCGAACAGGATATCAAAGATGGGCCCGATCTGGCCATGGTAAATTCCGACAAGGGAATAACCAACCTGCACGTGCCAAGTGATGTGATCATTGATGCTTCTATGCCTGCAATGATAAGGACTTCAGGAAAAATGTGGAATGCCGAAGGTAACCCGCAGGATGCCAAAGCAGTGATCCCAGACAGTAGTTATGCCGATCTTTACGAAACTACCATCCGCTTCTGTAAAGAGAATGGCGCTTTTGACCCTACCACTATGGGTACAGTTCCAAACGTAGGACTCATGGCTCAAAAAGCTGAAGAATACGGTTCGCACGACAAGACTTTTGAAATTAAGGAAGCCGGGCAGGTACAAATTGTTACTGAAGCCGGTGAAGTTCTCATGGAACACGACGTTGAAAAAGGAGACATCTGGAGAGCCTGCCAGACCAAAGATGCACCGGTTCAGGATTGGGTGAAGCTTGCGGTAAGCCGCGCCCGCGCCACAGATTCCCCTGCCGTTTTCTGGCTTGATAAAGACCGTGCACACGATGCAGAGATCATTAAAAAAGTAGAGCTTTATCTTAAAGATCAGGATACTGAAGGCCTGGAGATCAAAATAATGTCTGTTGAAGATGCTACTCATTACACGCTTGAACGTGTAAAGGCCGGAAAAGATACCATTTCTGTAACCGGGAATGTACTCAGGGATTACCTTACAGATCTTTTCCCTATCCTCGAATTGGGTACAAGTGCAAAAATGCTGTCTATAGTTCCTCTTATGAACGGTGGTGGTTTGTTTGAAACTGGTGCAGGAGGTTCAGCTCCAAAGCACGTGCAGCAGTTTGTGGAAGAAGGCCACCTGCGCTGGGATTCTTTGGGAGAATTCCTTGCCCTGGCTGTTTCCCTTGAGCATCTGGGTGAAAAATATGAGAATAAAAGAGCTTTAGTGCTTGCCAACGCTTTGGATAAGGCTACGGAAGAATTTTTGGAAAAGGACAAATCCCCTTCCCGAAAAGTCAATGAACTCGACAACCGGGGCAGCCATTTTTACCTGGCATTATACTGGGCACAGGCACTGGCAGAACAGGAGGAAGACCAGGAGCTAAAAGCACATTTTAAAGAGGTGAGCAGCAAACTTCAGGATAATGAAGAGAAAATCCTTCAGGAATTGATTGATGCTCAGGGTTCACCTGTAGATATAGGAGGATATTACAAACCCGAAGAAGAGAAAGTGACTTCAGCAATGCGACCAAGCAATACGCTTAACAGCATCCTGCAGGGAGCGTAA
- a CDS encoding PspC domain-containing protein, translating into MNKTVNINLAGIFFHIDEDAYARLQHYLEAIKRSLTNTSGQEEIIHDIEARIAELFSEKIKNERQVIGIREVDEVISVMGQPEDYVIDDEIFEDEPVYKKTRGKKLFRDTENSYIGGVSSGLGHYTGISALWIRILWILLTVFSTGAFILIYIALWIFVPEARTTADKLAMRGEPVTISNIERKIREGFDDVSGKMKDINYEKYGYKARSGANSAATAVGDVVKFILNLFVKLIGIFLILIAGATLIGLFIGLFSIGTFGIIEAPWTDFVEIAGPGADSIWFISLLAFFAVGIPFFFLFILGLKILVKNLRSIGRTAKLVLLGLWIISVLGLIFFGIQQATERAFDGEVRISENLPVTANDTLYVNMIGDPQFNSTPYRSGDFNISYDDKENKVIWSQNVQLIVKSTTDSTGRMEIIKIAEGKSYDEARERASAIKYHTNYSNGNLDLSGILTTNPEQKYREQKVQVSLFLPVGTVLYAADNTYSFHRNSDYFGDILHNGYEEQYLKITREGAECLDCPAEEEDPWGEPETDWDTGETNEDTFQEDFPETEQSTPETDSISVE; encoded by the coding sequence ATGAATAAGACAGTCAATATAAATCTTGCCGGCATTTTCTTTCATATTGATGAAGATGCTTATGCCAGGCTGCAGCACTATTTGGAGGCCATTAAAAGGTCTCTCACCAACACCTCTGGCCAGGAGGAGATCATTCATGATATTGAAGCCCGAATAGCCGAACTATTTTCTGAAAAGATCAAAAATGAAAGACAGGTTATAGGCATTAGGGAAGTTGACGAGGTGATTTCTGTAATGGGGCAACCTGAAGATTACGTTATAGATGACGAAATTTTTGAAGATGAACCGGTCTATAAGAAAACCCGTGGCAAAAAACTCTTCCGGGATACCGAGAACAGTTATATTGGCGGAGTATCATCTGGGCTTGGTCATTACACCGGCATAAGTGCCTTATGGATAAGAATTCTTTGGATCCTGCTCACTGTTTTCTCTACAGGTGCTTTCATCCTTATCTATATCGCCCTCTGGATCTTTGTTCCCGAAGCCAGAACCACTGCCGATAAACTCGCCATGCGTGGCGAACCGGTGACCATAAGCAACATTGAACGCAAAATAAGGGAGGGGTTCGATGATGTGTCGGGAAAGATGAAAGACATCAACTACGAGAAGTACGGTTATAAGGCCCGCTCGGGTGCAAACTCGGCCGCGACCGCAGTAGGTGATGTCGTTAAATTCATTCTCAACCTGTTCGTAAAGCTCATAGGGATATTCCTCATCCTCATTGCCGGGGCCACGCTTATAGGTTTGTTCATAGGGCTGTTTTCCATAGGAACCTTCGGAATCATTGAAGCACCATGGACAGATTTTGTGGAAATTGCCGGCCCGGGTGCCGATAGTATCTGGTTCATTTCCTTACTCGCATTCTTTGCCGTGGGAATCCCGTTCTTCTTCCTCTTTATCCTAGGGTTAAAGATCCTGGTTAAAAACCTGAGGTCAATTGGAAGAACGGCAAAACTGGTACTTTTAGGCCTGTGGATTATCTCTGTACTCGGACTCATTTTCTTCGGAATTCAGCAGGCTACCGAAAGGGCTTTTGACGGCGAGGTAAGAATTTCTGAAAACCTTCCTGTAACGGCAAATGATACTTTGTACGTGAATATGATAGGAGATCCGCAGTTCAATTCTACTCCCTATCGTTCTGGTGATTTCAATATTTCCTATGACGACAAAGAAAACAAAGTGATCTGGTCGCAGAATGTACAGTTGATCGTAAAATCTACCACAGACTCAACCGGAAGAATGGAGATCATCAAAATTGCCGAAGGCAAATCTTATGACGAAGCCAGGGAAAGAGCTTCCGCAATAAAATATCATACTAATTACTCGAACGGAAACCTGGACCTTAGCGGTATCTTAACCACAAACCCCGAACAAAAATACCGGGAGCAAAAGGTACAGGTTAGCCTGTTCCTGCCCGTAGGCACGGTGTTATACGCTGCCGATAATACTTACTCCTTCCACAGGAATTCAGATTACTTTGGCGATATTTTGCACAACGGGTATGAAGAACAGTACCTTAAGATCACCCGGGAGGGAGCTGAATGCCTTGACTGCCCCGCCGAAGAAGAAGACCCCTGGGGCGAACCTGAAACCGACTGGGATACTGGAGAAACAAATGAGGATACTTTTCAAGAAGATTTCCCTGAAACAGAACAATCAACTCCTGAAACCGATTCAATCTCTGTAGAATGA
- a CDS encoding PadR family transcriptional regulator, whose amino-acid sequence MKIENTKAQMRKGVLEYCILSVLKDNDAYVAEILDTLKGAKLLVVEGTIYPLLTRLKNAGLLSYRWEESTSGPPRKYYGLTETGKIFLKELTHTWEELQTAVTIVTTQKPKNHE is encoded by the coding sequence ATGAAGATTGAAAACACGAAGGCACAAATGCGAAAAGGTGTTTTGGAATACTGCATTTTGTCTGTTTTAAAAGACAATGATGCATACGTAGCCGAAATTCTGGACACCTTGAAGGGCGCCAAACTCCTGGTGGTAGAAGGTACAATTTACCCTTTGCTTACCCGGCTCAAAAATGCCGGTCTGCTTTCCTACCGCTGGGAAGAATCAACCAGCGGGCCACCAAGAAAATATTACGGACTCACAGAGACCGGAAAAATATTCCTTAAAGAACTCACCCACACATGGGAAGAACTGCAAACCGCAGTAACAATCGTAACCACCCAAAAACCTAAAAATCATGAATAA
- the trmD gene encoding tRNA (guanosine(37)-N1)-methyltransferase TrmD — MRFDIITVVPEILTSPFEASILKRAIEKGHVEIHLHNLRDYVTDNYKQIDDYQFGGGAGMVMMIEPIDKCITALKAKRDYDEVIYMTPDGETLKQGIANELSLKENIIILCGHYKGVDQRVREHFVTREISIGDYVLSGGELGAAVLCDSIIRLLPGVLGNETSALTDSFQDNLLAPPIYTRPAEYKGWKVPEILTSGNTPKIEEWREEQAYARTLALRPDLLSEEEK; from the coding sequence ATGCGATTTGATATCATTACTGTAGTTCCCGAGATCCTGACGAGCCCTTTTGAAGCTTCCATTTTAAAAAGAGCGATTGAGAAAGGACATGTGGAAATACACCTGCACAACCTGCGCGACTACGTCACCGATAATTATAAACAAATAGATGACTATCAATTTGGCGGTGGCGCCGGAATGGTGATGATGATAGAACCCATAGACAAGTGCATAACAGCATTGAAGGCCAAAAGAGATTACGACGAGGTCATATACATGACACCCGATGGAGAAACACTGAAACAAGGCATAGCCAACGAACTTTCCCTTAAGGAGAACATCATCATTCTTTGCGGCCATTACAAAGGCGTAGATCAAAGAGTGCGGGAACATTTTGTTACCCGCGAGATCTCTATAGGTGACTATGTACTTTCGGGAGGTGAACTTGGGGCTGCGGTGTTATGCGATTCAATAATTCGTCTCCTGCCGGGAGTTCTGGGAAATGAAACCTCAGCGCTCACAGATTCTTTCCAGGATAATTTGCTTGCACCCCCTATCTACACCCGGCCAGCCGAATACAAAGGCTGGAAGGTACCCGAAATCCTAACATCGGGTAACACGCCAAAGATCGAAGAATGGCGGGAAGAACAGGCCTATGCCCGCACCTTGGCCCTTCGTCCCGACTTGCTTAGCGAGGAAGAAAAATAA
- a CDS encoding YeeE/YedE family protein, giving the protein MRRTAGYLAIGIFFGIVMYKSEAASWFRIYEMFRFESFHMYGIIGSALILGIIGIQIIKRKQLKSFFGDSIKIASKERGFKKYFFGGIIFGLGWALAGACPGPIYTLIGAGYISIIVVLLGALGGAFLYGLLRKNLPH; this is encoded by the coding sequence ATGAGAAGAACAGCAGGTTACCTGGCAATAGGGATATTTTTCGGAATTGTGATGTACAAATCGGAAGCGGCATCCTGGTTTCGGATCTATGAGATGTTCAGGTTTGAATCATTTCACATGTACGGCATCATTGGCTCGGCATTAATTCTGGGAATTATTGGAATTCAAATCATCAAAAGAAAGCAATTAAAATCCTTTTTTGGAGATTCCATAAAAATAGCCTCTAAAGAAAGAGGCTTCAAAAAGTACTTTTTTGGAGGTATAATTTTTGGATTGGGCTGGGCTCTGGCCGGTGCCTGTCCGGGGCCAATATATACGCTTATTGGCGCGGGCTACATTTCCATCATTGTGGTGCTACTGGGGGCGCTGGGGGGCGCTTTTCTCTACGGATTGCTTCGGAAGAACCTGCCGCATTAA
- the rplS gene encoding 50S ribosomal protein L19, with translation MESLIKFVQDEFVTKKDFPEFSAGDTITVYYEITEGQKTRTQFFRGVVIQKRGTGASQTFTIRKMSGTVGVERIFPLNLPALQKIEINKRGKVRRARIYYFRELTGKKARIKERRR, from the coding sequence ATGGAATCCTTAATTAAATTTGTACAAGACGAATTTGTAACAAAAAAAGATTTCCCTGAATTTTCAGCCGGAGACACTATTACTGTTTATTACGAGATTACTGAGGGTCAAAAAACCCGTACCCAGTTCTTCCGTGGAGTTGTTATTCAGAAAAGAGGAACAGGAGCTTCTCAAACTTTTACAATCCGTAAAATGAGTGGTACTGTTGGTGTAGAACGTATTTTCCCGCTTAATTTACCGGCTCTTCAAAAAATTGAGATCAACAAGCGAGGTAAAGTTCGTAGAGCAAGAATCTACTACTTTAGAGAGCTTACTGGTAAAAAAGCACGTATTAAAGAAAGAAGAAGATAA
- a CDS encoding DUF4442 domain-containing protein: MEVSSKKLNSFLMFKLPSAWLCGVRVKEIDQNHCHTTVKHRWINQNPFNSLYFAVQAMAAELSTGALVMTSIRASKKPISMLVAQNKAKFTKKATGKISFICNDAHLISAAIEEAIKTGEGQTFWMRSHGVNEDGQEVSVFEFEWTIKVK, encoded by the coding sequence ATGGAAGTTTCCTCCAAAAAACTGAATTCCTTTTTAATGTTCAAATTACCCAGTGCCTGGCTTTGCGGAGTAAGAGTGAAGGAGATTGATCAAAACCACTGTCATACAACAGTAAAGCACCGGTGGATCAATCAGAACCCTTTTAACTCATTGTACTTTGCAGTACAGGCAATGGCTGCCGAATTAAGTACCGGAGCTTTGGTAATGACTTCCATTAGGGCTTCAAAAAAGCCGATTTCCATGCTTGTTGCGCAGAATAAAGCAAAGTTCACAAAAAAGGCAACCGGAAAAATTAGCTTCATATGTAATGACGCTCACCTTATTTCGGCTGCCATAGAAGAGGCAATTAAGACAGGCGAGGGGCAGACCTTCTGGATGCGGTCTCACGGGGTGAATGAAGATGGCCAGGAGGTTTCAGTATTTGAATTTGAATGGACAATTAAAGTGAAGTAA
- a CDS encoding LysR family transcriptional regulator, translating to MTITQLHYVLAVAEHQNFTKAAQKVFVTQPTLSMQIQKLEDELDVLIFDRSKKPIELTATGRKIVQQARNIVNESDRIKDIVDQQKGFVGGLFRLGVIPTVMPTLLPMFLNNFIKKYPKVKLKIEELHTEAMIEKLEDGHLDAAIAATPLSLPNIKEQVLFYEPFVGYIPAGHRLHSKNKLEVEDLDLDDILLLEDGHCFKDGILNLCKATRESTDDHFQLESGSFETMIKLANEGLGMTLLPYLHTLDLKGDDQKNIKMFAEPSPAREVSLIYNKSELKMQIIEALRSTIAGVVKGAITFQNVQIISPVHKK from the coding sequence ATGACTATTACCCAGTTACATTACGTTTTAGCGGTTGCCGAGCATCAAAACTTTACGAAAGCTGCACAAAAAGTATTTGTAACACAGCCCACCCTCAGTATGCAAATCCAGAAACTTGAGGATGAGCTGGACGTGCTGATCTTTGACCGCAGCAAAAAACCGATTGAACTTACTGCTACCGGCAGAAAAATTGTTCAGCAGGCGCGAAATATTGTAAATGAAAGTGACAGGATCAAAGACATTGTAGATCAACAAAAAGGCTTTGTAGGCGGACTTTTTAGGCTGGGAGTGATCCCCACGGTCATGCCTACGTTACTGCCTATGTTCCTGAACAATTTTATCAAGAAGTACCCCAAGGTAAAGCTGAAGATAGAGGAGCTGCACACAGAAGCGATGATTGAGAAGCTGGAAGACGGGCATCTTGATGCGGCGATTGCTGCTACCCCGCTTAGCCTTCCAAATATCAAGGAACAGGTGCTTTTTTACGAACCTTTTGTAGGTTACATCCCAGCCGGACATAGATTGCACTCAAAGAATAAACTGGAAGTTGAAGATCTCGATCTTGACGATATCCTGCTGCTCGAAGATGGTCACTGTTTTAAAGACGGAATCCTTAATTTGTGTAAAGCCACACGAGAATCAACCGACGATCACTTCCAGCTGGAGAGTGGCAGCTTTGAAACTATGATCAAACTTGCCAATGAAGGATTGGGAATGACACTGCTCCCCTACCTGCACACTCTAGATTTAAAGGGCGATGACCAGAAGAATATTAAAATGTTTGCAGAGCCATCTCCTGCAAGGGAAGTAAGCCTTATCTACAACAAGAGCGAGTTAAAGATGCAGATCATTGAAGCCCTTCGCAGTACTATAGCCGGGGTGGTTAAAGGTGCCATAACCTTTCAAAATGTTCAGATTATAAGCCCCGTTCACAAGAAGTAA
- a CDS encoding DUF4870 domain-containing protein, protein MNNQSTNPDKTVAALIHLSTFTQFFFPLGNFIFPLIFWTAKKNDPFVNEHGKQALNFQISLFLYAIFLLMLGVAGAILIGLNINFEDSFYFNDHHQWIGNPVEAGPVTIYIMVMAFLLISLFVLNIYGVVSATIKAGEGKYFKYPLAINFLNAGKPKDLFTASGDPENETA, encoded by the coding sequence ATGAACAATCAATCAACAAATCCCGACAAGACAGTGGCTGCTTTAATCCACTTATCTACCTTTACCCAATTCTTTTTTCCGCTGGGAAATTTCATCTTCCCTTTGATCTTCTGGACCGCAAAAAAGAATGATCCTTTTGTAAACGAGCATGGCAAACAGGCACTAAATTTCCAAATAAGCCTGTTCCTCTATGCGATCTTTCTTCTTATGTTAGGAGTTGCAGGAGCAATTCTTATTGGGCTCAATATAAACTTTGAAGATTCCTTCTACTTTAATGATCACCATCAATGGATTGGAAACCCTGTTGAAGCTGGCCCTGTTACCATTTATATTATGGTGATGGCATTCCTGCTTATTTCTCTTTTTGTACTTAATATTTATGGAGTAGTTTCCGCTACCATCAAGGCTGGCGAAGGGAAATACTTCAAATACCCACTGGCCATAAATTTTTTAAACGCCGGTAAGCCAAAAGATTTATTTACAGCTTCAGGTGATCCTGAAAATGAAACTGCTTAA